The Phoenix dactylifera cultivar Barhee BC4 chromosome 15, palm_55x_up_171113_PBpolish2nd_filt_p, whole genome shotgun sequence genome contains a region encoding:
- the LOC103708262 gene encoding ninja-family protein 5 has product MEKETTEGEIERICSRNESYPRDFLKRFSGNSLAEEQPEATGGDSDEIELSLGLSLGECFCADPKGKKLVRSSSITSFSSSPREPESPVTTAITRTSSLPTETEEVRRKRKELQSLKRMEAKRKRLEKRNSLKQGRRADEEEEGGRSLGAPMVVKVGKFEGGLNGCHGFSGGGHFGGVMNGAAAPPGMRGWAPGSGRMVSQPMSQGSIGSQGSSSSGMSEYESPPMQGFDISGFSSCTEVRSPLTIQSLPENSSHKMAATPPTTIVGKAVGSVGGGEEDPTKKIARRASGMKEMERNMMEEMPCVSTRGDGPNGRRIEGFLYKYKNGEEVRIVCVCHGSFLTPAEFVRHAGGGDVAHPLRHIVVNPSPTAFL; this is encoded by the exons ATGGAGAAGGAGACGACAGAGGGGGAAATAGAGCGGATTTGTTCGCGGAATGAGAGCTATCCGAGAGATTTCCTGAAGCGATTCTCCGGCAATAGCTTAGCCGAAGAGCAGCCGGAGGCCACCGGAGGTGACTCCGACGAGATCGAACTCAGCCTCGGGCTCTCCCTCGGCGAGTGCTTCTGCGCCGACCCCAAGGGGAAGAAGCTGGTCCGCTCCTCCTCGATCACCTCCTTCTCGTCGTCACCGAGAGAGCCCGAATCCCCGGTGACCACCGCCATCACCAGAACGAGCTCTCTTCCAACTGAGACCGAGGAGGtgaggaggaagagaaaggaactCCAGAGCTTGAAGAGGATGGAGGCTAAAAGGAAgaggttggagaagaggaattctttgaaacaggggaggcgagcggacgaggaagaggagggagggCGGAGCTTGGGAGCGCCGATGGTGGTGAAGGTGGGGAAGTTTGAGGGTGGGCTCAATGGGTGCCATGGATTTTCCGGTGGCGGTCACTTTGGAGGGGTGATGAATGGGGCCGCCGCTCCTCCAGGGATGCGTGGGTGGGCGCCCGGATCCGGCCGGATGGTTTCTCAGCCGATGTCGCAGGGATCGATTGGATCGCAGGGGAGCAGCTCTTCCGGCATGTCCGAGTACGAGAGCCCGCCGATGCAAG GGTTCGACATCTCCGGGTTTAGCAGCTGCACTGAAGTCAGGAGTCCCTTAACCATCCAGTCATTGCCAGAAAATTCCAGTCATAAAATGGCAGCCACTCCTCCAACAACAATTGTTGGAAAAGCTGTCGGCTCCGTCGGAGGAGGGGAGGAGGATCCTACAAAGAAGATTGCAAGGAGGGCCAGTGGGATGAAAGAGATGGAGAGAAACATGATGGAAGAGATGCCTTGTGTGTCTACCAGGGGAGATGGTCCTAATGGGAGAAGAATTGAAGGCTTCCTCTACAAATACAAGAATGGAGAAGAGGTGAGAATAGTTTGTGTGTGCCATGGCAGCTTCCTCACCCCTGCTGAGTTTGTCAGGCACGCCGGAGGCGGCGACGTCGCCCACCCTCTTAGGCATATTGTTGTGAACCCCTCCCCAACTGCCTTCTTGTGA